A window from Parambassis ranga chromosome 13, fParRan2.1, whole genome shotgun sequence encodes these proteins:
- the LOC114445194 gene encoding olfactory receptor 52E4-like, which translates to MENVSSSHRLFVLDGFSELGALRPVLFVPFSIMLVVSLSANSLLLYVVVSQRSLHSPMCVLIAGMACVDLSLPLFFVPHMLLSFLFDWKGITLIGCLLQMFFIHFVGTFQSTLLLWMALDRYFAICTPLYYHERMALPRFLKFVVPLVVRNVLLVSVVVVLAGRLWFCSQNVIHHCFCEHMALVELACGSTAVNSLVGLLTIFLILVLDFFLITASYIIIFISVLRSGTSGMKAFHTCGTHIVVIMVTLSVALISFLSYRIRNSLPASSRVFFSTMYPLFPSCFNPIIYGVRTTKIRQHILKTLMGCRFAHKVSDS; encoded by the coding sequence ATGGAGAACGTCTCTTCTTCACACAGACTCTTTGTCCTGGATGGATTCAGTGAGCTCGGAGCTCTGAGGCCCGTCCTCTTCGTCCCGTTCTCCATCATGTTGGTGGTGTCTTTGTCGGCTAACTCCCTGCTGCTGTATGTGGTGGTTTCTCAGAGGAGCCTCCACTCTCCCATGTGCGTCCTGATCGCCGGCATGGCGTGTGTTGACCTGAGCCTCCCGCTCTTCTTCGTGCCCCACATGCTGCTGAGCTTCCTGTTTGACTGGAAGGGGAttactctgattggctgcctgcTTCAGATGTTCTTCATTCACTTTGTGGGAACCTTCCAGtccactctgctgctgtggatggCCCTGGACCGATACTTTGCCATCTGCACGCCCCTCTACTACCATGAACGCATGGCTCTGCCGAGGTTCCTGAAGTTTGTGGTCCCCCTTGttgttagaaacgtgctgctggTGTCAGTCGTGGTGGTTCTGGCAGGACGGCTGTGGTTCTGCAGTCAGAACGTGATTCATCACTGTTTCTGTGAGCACATGGCGCTGGTGGAGCTGGCCTGTGGCAGCACTGCTGTGAACAGCCTGGTGGGGCTGCTGACCATCTTTCTGATCCTTGTGCTGGACTTCTTCCTCATCACAGCTTCCTACATCATCATATTCATCTCCGTGCTGCGTTCAGGGACATCGGGCATGAAGGCATTTCACACCTGTGGCACCCACATTGTGGTCATCATGGTCACCCTGAGTGTGGCTCTCATTTCTTTCCTGTCTTACCGGATCAGAAACAGCCTCCCTGCCAGCAGCCGGGTCTTCTTCAGCACCATGTACCCACTGTTCCCGAGCTGCTTCAACCCTATTATCTATGGCGTCAGAACCACCAAAATCCGGCAGCACATCCTGAAGACACTGATGGGCTGCCGCTTTGCCCACAAAGTGTCTGATTCCTGA
- the LOC114445196 gene encoding olfactory receptor 142-like, with protein MNSTQGSSFTLSAYMDTGPLKYMYFIIILTLYVFIVSANVLLIVVICVNRSLHEPMYMFLCSLFVNELYGSTGIFPSLLLQILSDIHTVSAPLCFLQVFCVHSYGAVEYLNLAVMSYDRYVAICYPLQYNTRMTPAKISMLIAVTWLYPCFAMVVSLALTSPLQLCGNIIQKVYCDTHSVVKLACSDTTVTNMYGLMATFSTILGSLVLILFTYMKILLVCFSGSEQTRQKAVSTCTPHLASILNFSFGACFEILQSRFNMSSVPNMLRIFLSLYFLTCQPLFNPLMYGLKMSKIRATCKSLLTDMMWK; from the coding sequence ATGAACTCCACACAGGGCTCATCCTTCACACTGTCTGCCTACATGGACACGGGGCCTCTAAAGTACATGTACTTCATCATAATTCTGACTCTGTATGTTTTCATAGTGAGTGCTAACGTGCTGCTGATCGTGgtgatctgtgtgaacaggagCTTGCATGAGCCCATGTACATGTTCCTGTGCAGCCTGTTTGTCAATGAGCTGTACGGCAGCACAGGGATATttccctccctgctgctgcagatccTCTCTGACATCCACACCGTCTCTGCTCCGCTCTGCTTCCTGCAGGTCTTCTGTGTTCACTCTTACGGAGCGGTGGAGTATTTAAACCTAGCCGTCATGTCTTATGATCGGTATGTTGCTATCTGTTATCCTCTGCAATATAACACACGCATGACGCCTGCAAAGATCTCCATGCTGATCGCGGTGACCTGGTTGTATCCCTGCTTTGCAATGGTGGTCTCGCTGGCTCTGACCTcccctctgcagctgtgtggaaaCATCATCCAAAAAGTGTACTGTGACACCCACTCTGTGGTGAAGCTGGCCTGCTCAGACACCACCGTCACCAACATGTACGGACTCATGGCCACTTTCAGCACCATCCTGGGCTCTTTGGTTCTGATCCTGTTCACCTACATGAAGATCCTCCTGGTGTGTTTCTCTGGCTCTGAACAGACCCGTCAGAAGGCCGTCAGCACCTGCACGCCTCACCTGGCCTCCATCCTCAACTTCTCCTTCGGGGCCTGCTTTGAGATCCTTCAGagcaggttcaacatgagcagCGTGCCCAACATGCTGCGCATATTTCTATCTTTGTATTTTCTGACCTGCCAGCCTCTGTTTAACCCTTTAATGTATGGCCTGAAAATGTCCAAAATAAGAGCCACATGCAAAAGTCTGCTCACAGATATGATGTGGAAATAA
- the LOC114445197 gene encoding olfactory receptor 142-like produces the protein MNSTQLSYFIMAAYFDTGTFRYLCFLIVLLLYIFIVCVNVLLIVVICVNRSLHEPMYMFLCSLFVNELYGSTGLFPSLLLQILSDIHTVSAPACFLQIYCVHTYGAVEYLNLAIMSYDRYLAICHPLQYNTRMTSDRIMGLIAVTWLYPLLACILTIHLNSHAELCGNIINKVYCDSHSVVKLACFDIWQANAYGLLVSFGTIFGSLAFILFTYMKILLVCFNGSKQTRQKAVSTCTPHLASILNFSVGASFELIQSRFNMSSVPLMMRIFLSLYFLTCPPLFNPVMYGLKMSKIRLIGQSLMTHVAAES, from the coding sequence ATGAACTCCACACAGCTTTCATATTTCATAATGGCTGCGTACTTTGACACTGGAACCTTTCGGTACCTGTGCTTCCTGATCGTGCTGTTGTTGTACATTTTTATCGTGTGTGTCAACGTGCTGCTGATCGTGgtgatctgtgtgaacaggagCTTGCATGAGCCCATGTACATGTTCCTGTGCAGCCTGTTTGTCAATGAGCTGTACGGCAGCACAGGCTTGTttccctccctgctgctgcagatccTCTCTGACATCCACACCGTCTCTGCTCCTGCATGCTTCCTGCAGATCTACTGCGTGCACACATACGGAGCGGTGGAATATTTAAACCTAGCCATCATGTCTTATGACCGATATCTGGCTATTTGTCATCCGCTGCAGTATAACACACGCATGACGTCTGACAGGATCATGGGGCTGATTGCTGTGACCTGGCTCTACCCACTGCTCGCCTGTATCTTAACCATACACCTGAACTCCCACGCAGAGCTGTGTGGGAACATCATCAACAAAGTGTACTGTGACAGCCACTCTGTGGTGAAGCTGGCCTGCTTTGACATATGGCAGGCTAACGCCTACGGACTCCTGGTGTCTTTTGGCACCATCTTTGGCTCGCTGGCGTTCATCCTGTTCACCTACATGAAGATCCTGCTGGTGTGTTTCAACGGCTCCAAACAGACGAGGCAGAAAGCCGTCAGCACCTGCACGCCTCACCTGGCCTCCATCCTCAACTTCTCTGTGGGGGCGAGCTTCGAGCTGATACAGagcaggttcaacatgagcagCGTGCCCCTCATGATGCGGATATTTCTGTCATTATACTTCCTGACCTGCCCGCCGCTCTTTAACCCCGTCATGTACGGCCTGAAAATGTCCAAGATCAGGCTGATAGGTCAGAGTCTGATGACACATGTGGCTGCTGAAAGCTAA